The sequence below is a genomic window from Serinus canaria isolate serCan28SL12 unplaced genomic scaffold, serCan2020 HiC_scaffold_159, whole genome shotgun sequence.
GGGGGTGCTCAGGGCTCTGTCCAGGGGAAGCTTTGAGTCTCtgcaaggatggagactccaaCTGCACAGGATGGGGAACTGGGACCCTGTCCTGGTGtgttttttccctgatatccaaaAGGACACATGCAGCCTTCCGGTCACCTCACTGAGCACCTCCCAGAAGAGGTGGCTCTCTTTTCTCTGCCACTTCCCACCTAaggagctgaaggcagcagcaagttctcctccttttcccactggatactgggaaggaattcctgcctgggctggaactgccagagcagctggggctgcccctgcatccctgcagtgtcccaggccaggctggacactgggatggagcaggctgggacactgggaggtgtccctgccatggaatTGGATAATCCTTAAGGTCTCTTCTAACTAAAGCATTCCATGAGTTTCCAGGCCAAACAAACATCCcgggacagccctgccctgtcctggggaccccCGAGCCAGGCACTCCATTCCTGATGGGACCCAAATGTCAGAGGAGGCCACAACTCTCCCCTGGAAACAGAAGCAAGGGGAAAGTTTGGGAATGTCCCAGTGAGACTCACCCAGGGTcaccttttccagcagctcctcatcgGACACCACGAACCCTCCGGCCTGGAAGAGCTCCTGGaatgtgtcactgtcacctcctcGGGATCGTCCACACCAGCAAACACCACGCGGGGACAGCgcttcagctccagcagggagggcaccTGCTCCAGGAACAGGGCTCTGGCAACTGCCCCAGCCCACCAGAGACCCagagagccagcccagccagcccagagagcccagcccagagagcccagccagAGAGCCAGCCCACCCGCTCAgaggcccagcccagctcagagagcccagcccagagcccaagcccagcccagcccagagagcccagcccagccagagcccagcccaacccagcccagagagcccagccACAGAGAGCCAccagcccacccagcccagagagaggcccagcccagagcccagcagcagcacccagcccagagagacccagcccagccagcccagcccagagagcccagcccagcccagcccaaccagcccagcccagcccagcccagcccaagcccagcccagagagcccagcccaggcccagcccagcccagcccagcccagcccagcccagcccagcccagcccagccttgcagcATCCCAACATTGCTGtccccacatcccagcccagcgCTCCATGCTCCCATCCCCTGGAGATGGTGACTCAGGGAGAGGCTGGACCAGGGAATTCCAACctcactgctctgagctgggctgctccaagTGTTTAATGGATCCTGGGACTAAAGCCCAGtgctgagagaaggaaaagaggggtTCAGGCTCACGGTGTGGATGTGGGAGGCGATGTCCTCGTTCCTGATGATGACCAGCAGCCGCTCGCTGTcctggtgctgggctctgcagaagTTCAGGGGCTCCACCCTCACAAAGCCCTCGGCCTTCAGCAGGGCCTGGAACAAACAGGGGAGGCTTGGATGGGGAATGAGGAACAAGGGGACAGGAAGGGGAATGAGCTGCCCAGGGGAATGggagtccccagccctgcagggatgtAAAAGGCACACggatgtgacacttggggacatgggcagtgtggccttggcagtgctgggggatggCTGGACTTCAGACTAAACCAGAGTAGttttaggtgggatattgggaattaggaattcctggctgggctggaattgccagagcagctgtggctgcccctgcatccctggagtgtccaaggccaggcagagcagcctgggatagagggaggtgtccctgccatggggttggaactggatgatccttaaggtctttcccacccaaaccattccatgattctctgatgACTCAATCCCAAGGCTCCTGTGCCTGCGATTCCAACTCCTGGCATTGGCAGCCAAGGTGGCTCCTGGCTCCCAAACCATCCCTGTCAGGTTGCCCAagcttccctgctcctgccaccctcagctctcccctggagctgcccatcCTGATCCATTCCATCCATCCTGATCCATTCCATCCATCCTGATCCATCCCATCATCTgatccatccatcatccatccacccatccatccatccattgCAATCCATCCCAACCACCCCATCCATCGATCCTTCCATCCACCCCAACCTCCCATCCTTGCAGTCCTCCAATCCCCCTCCCATGCAATCCATCCCAACCCACCCCAATCCATCTTTATCCACTTCCATCCATCCTGATCCATTCCAATCCACCCCAATCCATTCCCATCCATCCCAATCCCTCCTCATCCACCCCAATCCATTCCCATCCATCTCAGTCCATTCCAATccctccccatccatcccagtcCACCCCAACCCACACCCATTCCCTCCCCCCCcatccaggagcagctcccaccttCACCCTGTCGAAGAAGGGCTCCGTGCCCGTCTCCAGCAGGTAGAACATTCCGGGCTGCCCTCGGGCGGCCACGCGGCGCAGGTGGCAGCGCAGGGCCCCGCACAGCTCGGCCACCATTCCCTGGAACGCCGCCgtcccgcggggccgggccagCTCCGCCCGGCCGCCCCCGGGCTCGCCCTGCACCGGGGCGGcgctcccggccccggccccggccagCAGCACCCTCTGGAACTCGGAGAACTCCTGCAGGATGCCGGCCACGTCCCCGCGCGGCTccggctggggctggggctggggctggggcggggcgggcgggtGCCGCAGCCGGGCCAGGCGCAGGGCGGCCCCGCGCTCCCGGCTCCTGGCCCGGGAACGGCTCCTCCTGGCGGCCCGAGGGTCCCCGCGGGAGCGGAGCCCGCCCGGCCACGCGTCCGAGGGGGGAATTGTCACCTGCAGGGGGCTCCGGCTGCGCGGGGACAGCGGGAcgggggcgcggcggggagGAAAGTCCGTCGGGAAGATGCTTTGGGAGGTAGAAAAGGGGCGTCTGCCATTCCTTAGGATTTCTTTTAGCTTATAATGGAAGCGGAGACACTCCATGTCCAAAGTGTGCTGGGTGATCTCCTCCAAGCCCCTCCAGGTCCCCAGCAGCGAGCGGGCCAGGTGAGACTCCCGGGCACGGCGGCGGCgcctcctgggaagctggaaaTGTTCCATcctctcctggcactgcctgctgacCACAAGGCTCCCGTGATCCCTGCGGTCATCCCAGTCCCAGGCCTCCCCAGGCTCCTCGGTGTGCAcggagctcctggaggagctgtCCCAGGTAGTCCTTGTTCCTGCAGCACCCGTGGATCTCATGATGCAGGAACTCCTGCTTGGAAGAGGGGAGCGAGAATTCCCCTCCAAATATTCCTGGTCTGAGTCACCAAAGGAATTCTCCAATGGATCTTCAAAGGCCAAGCCCTCGTGTGTGTCTTGGCTCGggagctgctcttcccttggGAGCAGATCCGAAATATCCTCAGCATCACTGAACTCCAGGTGTTCTCCAGAGAGATCCCTGGGCTCGTCCCACGGCGTGGGAGAAGCGGGAActtctccctgtcccacctcAGTGTCGGCACAGTCAGGATCAGGGAACACCTGGGATCCCTCGGGGTTGTGCTCACACacttcccagggctggcacaggggacactcctgggctgggaaaggtgcagggctgggaatgctgctgctgcctccttccagGTCCTCTGGCAGGAAGGGCTCCTCCCCGGGGCTCCCTCTGGcatcccctgcctggctctgggggctACCATGGCTACCATGGCTCCTG
It includes:
- the LOC127061168 gene encoding protein TASOR 2-like, with the translated sequence MRSTGAAGTRTTWDSSSRSSVHTEEPGEAWDWDDRRDHGSLVVSRQCQERMEHFQLPRRRRRRARESHLARSLLGTWRGLEEITQHTLDMECLRFHYKLKEILRNGRRPFSTSQSIFPTDFPPRRAPVPLSPRSRSPLQVTIPPSDAWPGGLRSRGDPRAARRSRSRARSRERGAALRLARLRHPPAPPQPQPQPQPEPRGDVAGILQEFSEFQRVLLAGAGAGSAAPVQGEPGGGRAELARPRGTAAFQGMVAELCGALRCHLRRVAARGQPGMFYLLETGTEPFFDRVKALLKAEGFVRVEPLNFCRAQHQDSERLLVIIRNEDIASHIHTVPSLLELKRCPRVVFAGVDDPEEVTVTHSRSSSRPE